A segment of the uncultured Desulfobulbus sp. genome:
TACGGCGGTTGTGATGCACCGCCACCGACCCGTCCCAGGCCATGAGGTAAAACCAGGACAGCAGTCCGGCCACCAGCAGGGTCACCAGAATGTTGGCCACCACCACCACCGCCATCTGCACCACCTGATAGCGGGGATCGACCAGCAGTTTGCGCGAGTACCGCTTGCTCATAGGATCGCCTCGACCACAGCGGCATAGCGTTTGGTCAGCTCGATCCCCTCCTTCCGCTGGAAAATGGAGGCATACCGCTCCCTCTCAGGCCCCTCGACCCGGGCATCGTTCCAGGTCAGATAGGGTTTCCCCTGGCGGCTGACCACCCCGTAACCGCTGATGGCAATGGTGTTGACATCCAGCCCGCGGCTGATCTCGAGCACCATATTCTTTTCCGCCCGGTCAAGGTGGAGGTCGGTCAGCTCGCCGAAATCGGCCCCCACCATGGCAGCCACCTTACGGTTGAGCAAAAAGAGGATCGCCCCTTTACCGCTCAGATAACGGTTTTTCAATTTTTTCAGTCGCTTGAATTCTATTCTCATCATATCTCCACCTGTATCCCCTCGCTCTCCCCCGGTTGCCGGCCAGGCATCTCCGGGGAAGGGAGGGGGCATCGTTTACGGCCCGCTGATCGTCATATCGTCATCGGTGCCGGCCTCCCCGTCCGGACCGACACTGCGCAGCTCATATCGCCTGCCGTCCACGGTATAGACATAGGGAGAGCCCCAGTGATCCTCGGCCAGTTCCTTGACGTTGTTTTCCTTGAAGGTGGCTGCCATCCAGTCGGCGAAATTTTCCTCGGAGGGGAGCCTTCGGTCCATGATCCAGGCGGCATCGAGCATCACCGAGATGGACTTCAGATCTCCGGCGGTGCTGACGCGCTGGGCCTCGGCCACGCTCTCCTGGTAAATCCCCTTCAGCTGCTCCGGAACATCCATATAGACCGCCGAAACACTGGCGATCACCGTCAACATGCCCACAGTCGCCGCGTTCATTTCCGCTCACCCCAGAGCCTCGTTTCGGGGGGCCATGCAGAACGGGCGGCCTGGCGCTCGACACCGCCGCTCATTGGGCGGATGCGTCCCGGCGTGCAGCCAGATGGGCAGGATTGCCCTCTGCCTCCCCTCCCTTTTCCCCCTGCCTGAATTTGAGCAGCATCCATCCCAGGGGCAGCAGCGACACCACCACCGCCTGACAGATCATGGATTCGAGCGTGGGAAAGACCCCCAGCCAGCTGATCATCGGCCAGCCCTCGAGCTTGGTGGTATGGAGCATGCCCGCCACCTGCAGCTCCAGGATGCCCTGCCCGGAGAAGACCAGGGCCATCATGTAGAGCAGGATCGCGGTGCCGCCGAAAAAAAGTCCCAGGGGCAGGCGCACCGAGGCCAGCCGCACCAGCAGGTAGACCGCCACCAGCCCCACCAGGGCCAGCCCCATGCCGGCGGCGATGGCGTTGAATTCGCCCGAGGTCCCGGCCATGAGCGCCTGATAAAAGAGGATGGTCTCCGCCCCCTCGCGAAACACGGCGAGGAAGGCGACGAATCCCAGGGCAAAGAGGTTGCCCCGGCTCAGGGCCCGGTCCATCTTCTCCTTGATGAAGGCCTGCCAGCGGTCGGCGTCACGCTTGGCGGTCAGCCAGTAACTGACGTAGATCAGGACCCCGGCGGCAATGAGCATGGTCACGCCCTCGATGGCCTCCTGCTGGGCGCCGCTGGTCTTGATCAGGGTATTGAGCAGCCAGGCCGCGCCGACACTGGCGCCAAGCGCCCAGCCAACCCCCTGCCAGATGACTCCGACCTTGTCGCCGAAGCCGGAACGACGCAGATAGGCCACCAGGGCCGCCACCACCAGCATGGCCTCGACGCCCTCGCGAAAGAGGATGGTGAAGGACTGCAGCGCCCTGCCCCAGAACCCCTGCTCGCCGTCGGCGCGCGCGTACTGTTCCACCGCGTAATCAAGGTCTTTTTGCAGGGTGGCCCAGGTGGACTCGATGGCCCCCTTGGGCTCGCCCCGCATGGACTGGCTGATGATCAGGCTGAAGCTCGATTCGATCTTGAGCATGAAGGCGTTGTCCTTCAGCCCCAGGGTGAACTCCATGCCGCTCGTCTCGAATATATCGAAATATATGCGGGAAAACTCATTGCCGGTGAGCACCCCGTTGGCCGGGGCATAGGCGGCTATGGCAGCCCCGCCCCGCTCCTTGATCTGTGCCACCACCGGCCCGTAGTTCTCGGTGGCCTTGGCCGCGGCAAAGGCGCAACCGCCCCAGAGGCAGAGGATCATCATCAATAACAGCATCCGTTTGTACATGGCTTCCTCACGTCATAGATAGAAAACGTTGAATCTGGCGGGTGAACAGGCGCACCGCCTCCGGGTCGTCGCCATCGCCGTAGCGGATCTCGATGTAGCGGCCGACGATGTCCGTGGCCGCCGAGGTCAGCTCCGGCTTCTCTCGTCCGATCCGCGCCAGAAAGTCCCGGGGGCAATCACTGCTGGTCTTGGCCACGCCCTGCCTGGCCATGCGGGCGCAGAACCGGTTCCACCCCCGTCCGACCCGGTCGACGGCGGCCCGACTGCGCTGCCAGGCGACCAGCGCATACAGCGCCAGGAGGACGAACACCCCGCCCACGCCGCCGATGAGCAGATCGACCCAGTTGCTCTCCGGCATGCCCACCCCCTTGAGCAGCTCCATCTGCCGGTCAGGATTGTAATTGATCACCCATTTCTGCATCCTGGCAAAGACCGAGGCCCAATCGGGCAGGGACCAGGCCGAATCCTTCCTGGCCGGGGCGGTCGTCTTGGCCTTGGCGGCGGGTTTGGACTCCTTCAGCGGCTGATCGGCCAGCTTGCCCTTGTCCATCTCCACCACGGTGGCGGCTTGCGGCGCCGCTTTGGGCGCGGCCACCGGTTTGGCGTCCGGCGGCGGGGCGATGATGTCCAGGGCC
Coding sequences within it:
- a CDS encoding type II secretion system protein GspG; translated protein: MNAATVGMLTVIASVSAVYMDVPEQLKGIYQESVAEAQRVSTAGDLKSISVMLDAAWIMDRRLPSEENFADWMAATFKENNVKELAEDHWGSPYVYTVDGRRYELRSVGPDGEAGTDDDMTISGP
- a CDS encoding FTR1 family protein; translation: MYKRMLLLMMILCLWGGCAFAAAKATENYGPVVAQIKERGGAAIAAYAPANGVLTGNEFSRIYFDIFETSGMEFTLGLKDNAFMLKIESSFSLIISQSMRGEPKGAIESTWATLQKDLDYAVEQYARADGEQGFWGRALQSFTILFREGVEAMLVVAALVAYLRRSGFGDKVGVIWQGVGWALGASVGAAWLLNTLIKTSGAQQEAIEGVTMLIAAGVLIYVSYWLTAKRDADRWQAFIKEKMDRALSRGNLFALGFVAFLAVFREGAETILFYQALMAGTSGEFNAIAAGMGLALVGLVAVYLLVRLASVRLPLGLFFGGTAILLYMMALVFSGQGILELQVAGMLHTTKLEGWPMISWLGVFPTLESMICQAVVVSLLPLGWMLLKFRQGEKGGEAEGNPAHLAARRDASAQ